AACGGTAATGAGGTATGGAGGAAAAGCAAACCAGGAGACCGGTACGTTGTGGCCCAATTCAAGTACGACGGTAAGAGGAGGCAAGCTTCCACGCATTGTCATCTCCGGTCCAGATTTGGATTTGTGAATTTTCCGGTTAATATTAATCCGGACACATCTGCTTATTGTTACCCTAGCTACGTATGTGGTTACTCAGTTCGAAAAGATGGGGTTTATTACAAACCCGAGATGAAGCTTTATCCATGGACGAGGCAGAAGTAATGTTATATATATATATATATATATAATGATGATGCCAATGTTTCATGTACCGGTTCGTAAAATTAGATTCGCGCTAAAAGTTTACTTACGTAGAGAAAAAGCACTTGCATATAGCCCGTCAATGTTTTTTATTCCGTCATGAAATGTTATACAATCAGACGAAATATTTTTCAGAACTGTATCGGTGATGTAGTAGTAGTAAAAAGAAAAAGAAAAGACACTTGTAGGTGTAATTATTTAAAAAAATTTATATCATTTCTTCTATATATCTTTCGTAACATAAAACTTAGTTAACAGACTGAGTTCTTTTGTATGGTCTGCCAATTAATTGGGAAAACAAATTGGAGTACGGTTTGGTAACCGAAATAGAGACACCTTGGCTAATTAATTACA
The DNA window shown above is from Brassica oleracea var. oleracea cultivar TO1000 chromosome C3, BOL, whole genome shotgun sequence and carries:
- the LOC106334054 gene encoding uncharacterized protein LOC106334054, encoding MNPKTLVMNLLILLLVQISNLSVVVNSLEAYHQQYYHRSEFRVPPNSVVRIVISNDLFGLKNNGNAGFVCTNGNEVWRKSKPGDRYVVAQFKYDGKRRQASTHCHLRSRFGFVNFPVNINPDTSAYCYPSYVCGYSVRKDGVYYKPEMKLYPWTRQK